The sequence gattttacaaaagagaGTTTTGGACGGCATCTGGATCTGCCGTTTGACTCTCATCCTGAATATGGTGTGACTCTATCTTCtgttagagaagagaagcttgcagtgttatttaaaaaatggaTTACAACTAAGATTGAGCCCAACGCGGTGTCATGGAGCTACTTCTTGAAACTTGATAGGACACTTTTCATTGGAATACAGGCATCTCTGAGTTTCTTCATcgacgagaagaagaaaattgcAGTGATTTATTTTAAAGACAGAAAAGAGAGCAACAACTTCACAGCTTACATGTGTGGAGAAGATGGATACTGCTACCAAGAAGTGCATCTTGGAGAATCTGCATCTGCATCTCGGCCATTTGTGTACACTTATGCTCCAAGTTGGGTGCAGATCCAGTAATGTCTCCAGTATTATCTCTACAaggatgtttttattttttttggttttgtttcttgcatCTCTACAAGGATCTTTTTTCGGATCCAAGACCAACATATTTCCTCTGTTATGATAAGAATCGCTTATCTGATCATAGAAACAGTACCCTAATAAAGCTACTTATCGAGATTAGTTCATATGTTGCAAACTGTTTAATGATGGTTCCTGCTACATGCCCAAGAAAACATTTACGTAACCCACCATTGTTTGCTTGTTCTATACCACTTTCTCGTCTTTTCTTGAATATAAATTATTCTGAGACTAACATATCCTTGTGTGTAAGTCCATAAGTTgtagaatatttttatttgcagTCATCTCTGATGGATGAATTGTTGGTGACCATGGTATTTCGCCTAGTCATAATGAAAACAAGAGGGTATGGGTTATACAGTTGACAGGTCTTATTTAAATCTTATTTCCTCCAGTATGCAAACACGTCGCAGTTCCAATGGCCTTTGATTGCGGCAGATTAAAACTGATGATGCAGTCACAAATTCTAAGTTCTAACAAACCGTTTTGGTTACAAGAGATTGTATAAAACTGATTCTTTTTTCGTTAAATCAATTTGTCAACAGTACAGTCTTTTGGTCGTTCCACTCAAATGGATCTGGTTGGATGAGATCTGTCTAGTGCATTTTCCATTTCCCTTTAACGAGATGTTAACAAAACTATGCTTTATAGGTGAAGAGATGTGAGCGTGAATATATGATACTGTGAACGTATGTAAGAGAGATGTGAGCGTGAATATATGATACTGTGAACGTATGTACTACCGAACATACGTTCACATCTCTCTCAAGTTTAACTTTAAAGATGGTCGAAAGCcgaaaaacagaggaggaggccTACAGGTTCAACCGATGTTCTtttacatcatcttcttctttcttttacatCATTATGATATGTGACTTTTTTTCTCACTTGGAGGTTCATTAACAACATACATTCGTCAGTTTATCAAGTTTTCATTTGTTATTCAAACAAAATGTATTATTCAAGATTATCGAAAGCCAAGAACAGAGGAGGCGGCATTCATACATCTTCAGAACTTCTTCTTCCACTgcattcttcatcatcatcttctttataaattctgtatatatacatttaactcGTTTGGTTAGAGAAAAAGTGGAAATAGACTGCTGAAAACTTATAACTTCCAGAGTGATACATGACAAGTGATATGGTACAAATCAGAAAAACAACagttactttttgtttttattttttaaatcaaaacacGTATAAATATTTGATAACCTCGTACTTATCTAGTTAtctttgtgattaaaaaaaaaacaaattacgaGAAACTTAGAAACGATActgaaattaaaagattttttggAAGTTAAAGATTCTCTATGTGACACATGATGCTAAACCTAAGAGTACCTCCATCAAAGTATCTAAGAGTATCTAAAATATTAGatgtgattaaattttttttttgtatgatttagtttagaattgttgtttatttaagatatttttgttaggTTTAGAAA comes from Camelina sativa cultivar DH55 chromosome 19, Cs, whole genome shotgun sequence and encodes:
- the LOC104767645 gene encoding putative F-box protein At3g19560; the protein is MPHFFCRWVSVKGNTYFVAQKILGGGMRTNFLLCFDFTKESFGRHLDLPFDSHPEYGVTLSSVREEKLAVLFKKWITTKIEPNAVSWSYFLKLDRTLFIGIQASLSFFIDEKKKIAVIYFKDRKESNNFTAYMCGEDGYCYQEVHLGESASASRPFVYTYAPSWVQIQ